One genomic window of Candidatus Kuenenia stuttgartiensis includes the following:
- a CDS encoding DegT/DnrJ/EryC1/StrS family aminotransferase → MIPVNEPLLTGNEKKYLAECIDTGWISSEGPFVRQFEQGIAARVSRRHGIAVSNGSVALEAAVAALGIGEGDEVIIPTFTIISCAAAVVRAGAMPVLIDSDPITWNIDAEKLKIKLKDEIDRKGNKKIKAIMVVHIYGLPVDMEPILELAEKYRLLIIEDAAEMLGQTYKGQPCGSYGDISTMSFYPNKHVTTGEGGMILTDSDALAEKCRSLRNLCFLAKKRFVHEELGWNFRMTNLQAAVGIAQMEQLDVFVIKKRKMGQKYTELLSDIKSIDLPVQKTDYAENIYWVYGIVLKDEIPFDAEEAMKRLGEKGIGTRPFFWPMHEQPVFKKMGFFKGESHPVAERISRRGFYIPSGLALTDNQINEVSRALHEVLA, encoded by the coding sequence ATGATCCCCGTCAACGAACCACTGCTAACCGGCAATGAAAAGAAATACCTGGCAGAATGCATCGATACCGGCTGGATATCTTCGGAAGGGCCTTTTGTCCGCCAGTTTGAACAGGGTATTGCTGCGCGTGTATCCAGAAGGCATGGAATCGCCGTAAGCAACGGCTCTGTTGCGCTGGAGGCGGCGGTTGCAGCCCTCGGCATCGGAGAGGGAGATGAGGTTATTATACCCACCTTTACCATAATATCCTGTGCTGCTGCTGTCGTTCGTGCCGGTGCAATGCCAGTTTTGATAGACTCTGACCCCATTACCTGGAATATTGATGCGGAGAAACTCAAGATTAAGCTTAAGGATGAGATTGATAGGAAAGGGAACAAGAAAATAAAGGCGATTATGGTGGTTCATATCTACGGCCTTCCCGTGGATATGGAACCAATATTAGAACTGGCAGAAAAATACCGTCTCTTGATTATTGAAGATGCGGCAGAGATGCTAGGGCAAACATATAAGGGGCAGCCATGTGGCAGTTATGGCGATATAAGCACAATGAGTTTTTACCCTAACAAGCATGTAACCACCGGCGAAGGGGGAATGATTTTGACCGATAGTGACGCGTTAGCAGAGAAATGCCGCTCTTTGAGAAACCTCTGTTTTCTGGCTAAGAAAAGATTTGTTCATGAGGAACTTGGCTGGAATTTTCGAATGACCAATCTTCAGGCAGCCGTTGGAATAGCACAGATGGAACAACTGGATGTGTTTGTTATAAAAAAACGCAAAATGGGACAAAAATACACCGAACTTCTATCCGACATTAAATCAATTGACCTGCCGGTACAAAAAACGGATTATGCAGAAAACATCTATTGGGTTTATGGCATTGTGCTAAAAGACGAAATCCCTTTTGACGCAGAAGAAGCCATGAAACGATTGGGTGAGAAAGGCATCGGTACCCGTCCGTTTTTCTGGCCGATGCATGAACAGCCGGTATTCAAAAAGATGGGGTTCTTTAAAGGAGAATCTCATCCAGTTGCTGAAAGGATTTCCCGCCGTGGATTTTATATCCCCAGCGGTCTTGCCTTAACGGATAACCAAATAAATGAAGTTTCCCGGGCGCTACACGAGGTGCTGGCATGA
- a CDS encoding class I SAM-dependent DNA methyltransferase produces the protein MKVFDKYSEYYDILYNDKDYASEAGFIDTIIKKYRPNAKSILNLGCGTGTHDFLLAQKGYDITGIDCSGSNIKKANSKLTDIDKFKNCLEFHEGDVRIYRANKTYDIVISLFHVISYQITNADLKSVFETVKIHLNNNGLFIFDCWYGPAVLHVRPETRIKRVESKDTRIIRIAEPEIFPNENKVHVKYHVFVIDKVTNNVTEIRETHPMRYLFKPEIDELVSVSGLNTLECAEWMTDNPLGLNTWKAYFVATKQMAVAK, from the coding sequence ATGAAGGTTTTTGATAAATACTCCGAGTATTATGATATTCTCTATAACGACAAAGATTATGCTTCCGAGGCGGGTTTTATTGATACTATCATTAAAAAATACCGGCCAAATGCAAAATCAATCCTGAATCTCGGGTGCGGCACGGGAACCCATGATTTTCTCTTAGCACAAAAAGGATACGATATTACCGGCATAGACTGTTCCGGATCTAACATCAAAAAAGCGAACTCAAAACTTACAGATATCGATAAATTTAAAAATTGCCTGGAGTTCCATGAAGGTGATGTTCGCATCTACAGAGCAAATAAAACCTATGACATTGTTATTTCGCTGTTTCATGTAATCAGTTACCAAATTACTAATGCGGACTTGAAATCTGTTTTTGAAACTGTAAAGATACATCTGAATAATAATGGGCTTTTTATTTTTGATTGTTGGTACGGACCTGCAGTATTGCATGTGCGACCTGAAACGAGAATTAAGCGAGTAGAGAGTAAAGATACCAGAATAATCAGGATTGCAGAACCGGAAATATTTCCAAACGAGAATAAGGTGCATGTAAAGTATCACGTATTCGTCATTGACAAAGTTACCAATAATGTTACTGAAATCAGGGAAACCCACCCTATGCGGTATTTATTTAAGCCGGAGATAGATGAATTAGTATCTGTTTCAGGATTAAACACTTTAGAATGTGCCGAATGGATGACGGACAATCCTTTAGGTTTAAATACATGGAAGGCTTATTTTGTCGCTACAAAGCAAATGGCGGTTGCTAAATGA